A genomic region of Trifolium pratense cultivar HEN17-A07 linkage group LG3, ARS_RC_1.1, whole genome shotgun sequence contains the following coding sequences:
- the LOC123916226 gene encoding F-box/kelch-repeat protein At3g23880-like yields MSTLSFDLIEEILCRLPVKSLIQFQSVCKSWKLLISDDPKFVKKHLQISLSCPVQSRHHLIVNSTGKVGYWNSPISSIFNTMSNAIITQTKLSYPLSLNSISFKVVGSCHGIVCGSIPHYVLFWNPSIQKLKISPNLYAYVCNTMYGFGYDRYNDNYKVVAISCYDSGKTKVNVHTTGTNCWRRIQEFPSGVVPVGESGKFVGGTVNWLASENGVELNSSSLCIVSLDLGNESYQKILQPDYGDVNVVSLTLGELRDCLCIFARGKSFVDVWLMKEYGKKESWNKLFTIPFIEDIGCSKVAYIYEDEQVLLVSRAKDMLKPKLVVYDSKRDTFKLPEIENINNWMVPTVYVESLITTCS; encoded by the coding sequence ATGTCCACTCTCTCATTCGATCTCATTGAAGAAATTCTCTGTAGACTTCCAGTCAAATCTCTCATTCAATTTCAATCTGTATGCAAATCCTGGAAATTGCTAATCTCCGATGACCCCAAATTCGTCAAGAAACACCTTCAGATATCACTCTCTTGCCCTGTTCAGAGCCGCCACCACCTCATCGTAAACTCAACTGGTAAAGTTGGCTATTGGAATTCACCAATTTCCTCTATTTTCAACACAATGTCTAATGCTATCATCACTCAAACCAAGCTTAGCTATCCTTTGAGTCTGAACTCGATATCGTTCAAAGTTGTCGGTTCTTGTCACGGCATTGTTTGTGGTTCAATTCCACATTATGTTCTTTTTTGGAACCCTTCTattcaaaaattaaagataTCACCAAATTTATATGCTTATGTTTGTAACACAATGTATGGATTTGGTTATGATCGTTATAACGATAATTATAAGGTGGTTGCTATTTCTTGTTATGATTCTGGGAAAACTAAAGTGAATGTTCATACTACGGGTACAAATTGTTGGAGGAGGATCCAGGAGTTTCCTTCTGGTGTTGTTCCCGTTGGAGAATCGGGGAAATTCGTTGGTGGTACTGTTAATTGGTTGGCATCTGAAAATGGAGTTGAATTGAATTCTTCTTCGTTATGTATTGTTTCTCTTGATTTGGGAAACGAGTCTTATCAGAAGATTTTGCAGCCCGATTACGGAGATGTAAACGTAGTTAGTTTGACATTAGGCGAGTTGAGGGATTGCTTGTGTATCTTTGCTCGTGGTAAGTCGTTTGTTGATGTTTGGCTTATGAAGGAATATGGAAAAAAAGAGTCTTGGAATAAATTATTCACAATTCCTTTTATCGAAGATATTGGTTGTAGCAAAGTTGCATATATTTATGAGGATGAACAAGTTTTGTTGGTGTCTAGAGCTAAAGATATGTTGAAACCTAAGTTGGTTGTTTATGATTCTAAACGTGATACTTTTAAACTTCCCGAGATTGAAAACATCAATAATTGGATGGTTCCAACTGTCTATGTTGAGAGTTTGATAACAACTTGTTCTTGA
- the LOC123916228 gene encoding glycine--tRNA ligase, mitochondrial 1-like gives MLLYSILQEKSGVPLVAREKIEEPKEVEKLVITPIKKELGKAFKGSQTMVVEALEAMHEKEALDMKAALESKGEVEFDVCTLGKTVTINKSMVSIHTEKKKEHQRVFTPSVIEPSFGIGRIIYCLFEHTFYTRPSKAGDQQLNGEQ, from the exons ATGCTTTTATATTCAATACTGCAGGAGAAAAGTGGTGTTCCGCTGGTGGCTCGTGAAAAAATAGAAGAACCAAAGGAAGTGGAG aAATTGGTTATAACTCCCATAAAGAAAGAATTGGGCAAGGCATTCAAAGGTAGTCAGACGATGGTGGTTGAAGCACTTGAG GCAATGCATGAGAAAGAAGCATTGGATATGAAGGCCGCTTTGGAATCAAAAGGCGAGGTTGAGTTTGACGTGTGTACGCTTGGGAAAACTGTAACTATTAATAAGAGCATGGTGAGCATTCACACggagaaaaagaaagagcaTCAGCGAGTTTTTACACCATCTGTGATTGAACCATCCTTTGGGATTGGACGGATAATATATTGCTTATTTGAGCATACTTTCTACACCAGGCCGAGTAAAGCTGGAGATCAACAGTTAAAT GGAGAGCAATAG
- the LOC123916224 gene encoding uncharacterized protein LOC123916224 has translation MPPVKMVAKSATTCRQGGRYPLVSHKSNKISKRSCSMVGVIDKMEHLDISSQISHNGGFFVNKESSEERANEEHQMSSDIDTTARQNGLLFNGCADSIVKTDSFPVSVSAISDPMFSYFDSPDGAHCNLFEADNKEHMTTPPQVDGNNIPNFLTSDMLDYYMNEACLDGFSSDGINPFDDSLSYSNLPDLDFVGTNMLYDFSTLEDTTEAANYQYVGSCEEFQEPMFDSSCFNLICHQAKPPTEELDARSFLFDSERVDYIDPETFIKNLLEVSDKSNSLPALVSKETSKKNDITLVLDLDETLIHSTMAKSDSADFTIQVTLDKEYTVYVRKRPFLHEFLERVSKMFEKIIIFTASKKIYAEKLLDVLDPDKKLFSRRVYRDACIYENGTYTKDLTVLGIDLAKVAIVDNSPQVYQLHVNNGIPIESWFDDPSDSALISLLPFLEKLVDVDDVRPVIAGKFGNKKD, from the exons ATGCCACCCGTTAAAATGGTGGCTAAATCTGCTACAACTTGCAGACAGGGTGGGAGGTATCCTCTTGTATCTCATAAGTCGAATAAAATATCTAAACGATCATGTTCTATGGTTGGAGTTATCGATAAAATGGAACATTTAGATATATCAAGCCAAATATCTCATAATGGTG gtttttttgtaaataaagaATCTTCAGAGGAGCGTGCCAATGAAGAACACCAAATGTCATCTGATATAGACACAACTGCGAGGCAGAACGGTCTTTTATTCAATGGTTGTGCAGATTCAATAGTAAAAACG GATTCTTTTCCGGTTTCTGTTTCCGCAATTTCAGATCCGATGTTCTCTTATTTTGATAGTCCTGATGGTGCCCATTGTAACCTATTTGAAGCAG ATAATAAGGAGCATATGACGACCCCTCCTCAAGTGGATGGCAATAACATTCCCAATTTCCTAACATCTGATATGTTAGACTACTATATGAATGAGGCTTGTCTCGATGGGTTTTCCAGTGACGGGATTAATCCATTTGATGACAGTCTCAGCTATAGTAACCTTCCTGATCTTGATTTTGTTGGGACAAATATGCTATATGATTTTTCCACCCTTGAGGACACCACAGAAGCAGCTAATTACCAATATGTAGGATCTTGTGAGGAGTTTCAGGAGCCGATGTTCGATTCTTCATGTTTCAATCTCATTTGCCATCAGGCCAAGCCACCTACTGAAGAACTTGATGCCAGGTCCTTTCTGTTTGATTCCGAAAGAGTAGATTATATTGATCCAGAGACATTCATAAAAAACTTGTTGGAGGTATCAGACAAATCTAACTCGTTGCCAGCTCTAGTAAGCAAGGAGACAAGTAAAAAGAATGATATCACCCTTGTTCTTGATTTGGATG AAACACTGATCCACTCTACAATGGCAAAATCTGATAGTGCTGACTTCACAATTCAAGTCACACTTGACAAGGAGTACACTGTCTATGTGCGAAAAAGGCCCTTCCTCCACGAGTTTTTGGAGAGAGTATCAAAGATGTTTGAGAAGATCATCATTTTCACAGCAAGTAAAAAGATTTATGCTGAAAAGTTGCTAGATGTTCTTGATCCCGataaaaaacttttttctcGACGAGTATACCGAGATGCATGCATCTATGAAAATGGTACCTACACCAAAGATTTGACAGTTCTTGGAATTGACCTAGCAAAAGTAGCTATAGTAGACAACTCTCCTCAG GTGTACCAGTTGCATGTTAACAACGGTATTCCAATCGAGAGTTGGTTTGATGATCCATCTGATTCTGCATTGATTTCTTTACTTCCCTTTTTGGAGAAACTTGTTGATGTGGATGATGTTCGACCAGTTATTGCCGGAAAATTTGGGAACAAGAAGGATTAG